A single window of Luteipulveratus halotolerans DNA harbors:
- a CDS encoding type 1 glutamine amidotransferase domain-containing protein: MTDDIQGQTIAFLTAGSGVEQVELTGPWQAVQDAGGTPRLIAPEPGSVQAFHHDVDKGDTFPVDATVDEVSEEDFDGLVLPGGTTNPDQLRLQPAAVALVKAFVEARKPVAAICHGPWTLVEADVLRGKTLTSWPSLRTDIVNAGGEWTDQEVFVCPCEGWVLVTSRNPDDLPAFNAQIVRTFTDPSAVAQAEGAHC, translated from the coding sequence ATGACTGACGACATCCAAGGACAGACGATCGCGTTCCTGACGGCCGGCTCCGGAGTGGAGCAGGTCGAGCTGACCGGGCCCTGGCAGGCCGTGCAGGACGCCGGCGGCACACCACGGCTCATCGCACCGGAGCCGGGCTCGGTGCAGGCGTTCCACCACGACGTGGACAAGGGCGACACCTTCCCCGTGGACGCCACCGTCGACGAGGTGTCGGAGGAGGACTTCGACGGGCTCGTCCTGCCCGGTGGCACCACCAACCCCGACCAGCTGCGGCTCCAGCCCGCAGCCGTCGCGCTCGTGAAGGCCTTCGTCGAGGCCCGCAAACCGGTGGCCGCCATCTGCCACGGCCCCTGGACGCTCGTCGAGGCGGACGTGCTGCGCGGCAAGACACTGACCAGCTGGCCGAGCCTGCGGACCGACATCGTCAACGCGGGCGGTGAGTGGACCGATCAGGAGGTGTTCGTCTGCCCCTGCGAGGGCTGGGTCCTGGTGACCAGTCGCAACCCGGACGACCTTCCGGCGTTCAACGCGCAGATCGTCCGCACCTTCACCGACCCGTCCGCCGTCGCTCAGGCCGAGGGCGCGCACTGCTGA
- a CDS encoding glutathione-independent formaldehyde dehydrogenase: protein MDVPDASIEEPTDALVRITTTNICGSDLHMYEGRAGVDEGTVFGHENMGVVEEVGPGVTRVKKGDRVSVPFNVACGSCRSCNEGWTSFCERTNPQEGMQGAAYGYANMGPYRGGQADYLRVPYADFNLLTLPPGDEHETDFTMLSDIFPTGWHGVALSGFRAGDRVAIMGAGPVGLMAAHSARIMGAQEVFVVDQHPDRLRLAREIDCTPVDFSAGDPVQQIMDATGGKGVDRGVEAVGWQAHDSTGDEHPELTIDNLVQVVKVHGGIGVVGVFVPKDPDSPGVGAKEGRIGWDYGTFFTKGQQMGTGQAPVKRYNRMQRDLILDGRAAPSFIVSHEVPLAEAPDAYDHFDRRDDGWTKVLLKPSA, encoded by the coding sequence ATGGACGTCCCGGACGCATCCATCGAGGAGCCGACCGACGCACTGGTCCGCATCACGACCACCAACATCTGTGGCTCGGACCTGCACATGTACGAGGGCCGCGCCGGCGTCGACGAAGGAACGGTGTTCGGGCACGAGAACATGGGCGTCGTCGAGGAGGTCGGGCCAGGTGTCACCCGGGTCAAGAAGGGTGACCGGGTGTCGGTGCCCTTCAACGTCGCGTGTGGTTCGTGCCGGTCGTGCAACGAGGGCTGGACGTCGTTCTGCGAGCGCACCAACCCGCAGGAGGGCATGCAGGGCGCGGCGTACGGGTACGCCAACATGGGCCCGTACCGCGGCGGTCAGGCGGACTACCTGCGGGTGCCGTACGCCGACTTCAACCTGCTGACGCTGCCCCCTGGCGACGAGCACGAGACCGACTTCACGATGCTGTCCGACATCTTCCCGACCGGCTGGCACGGTGTGGCACTGTCCGGCTTCCGGGCCGGTGACCGCGTCGCGATCATGGGCGCGGGGCCGGTGGGTCTGATGGCCGCTCACAGCGCCCGCATCATGGGCGCGCAGGAGGTCTTCGTGGTCGACCAGCACCCTGACCGCCTGCGCCTCGCACGCGAGATCGACTGCACCCCAGTCGATTTCAGCGCTGGTGACCCGGTGCAGCAGATCATGGACGCCACCGGCGGCAAGGGTGTCGATCGCGGCGTCGAGGCGGTCGGCTGGCAGGCGCACGACTCCACCGGTGACGAGCACCCCGAGCTCACCATCGACAACCTGGTGCAGGTCGTGAAGGTGCACGGAGGCATCGGCGTGGTGGGCGTCTTCGTCCCGAAGGACCCCGACTCCCCGGGTGTCGGCGCGAAGGAGGGGCGGATCGGCTGGGACTACGGCACGTTCTTCACCAAGGGCCAGCAGATGGGCACCGGTCAGGCGCCGGTCAAGCGCTACAACCGGATGCAGCGCGACCTGATCCTCGACGGCAGGGCGGCACCGTCGTTCATCGTGTCGCACGAGGTGCCCCTCGCGGAGGCGCCGGACGCCTACGACCACTTCGACCGACGCGACGACGGCTGGACGAAGGTCCTGCTGAAGCCGTCGGCCTGA
- a CDS encoding iron-containing redox enzyme family protein has translation MRLPTPRGPVSEHVVRCLTGHVSSGGPAVPDDVLASDDAQVALWMLYELHYRGFDSVDPDLEWDPAVLTRRLALERPVEAALREAVRPRVETVADRADVIEAIDTLVTSDDGPSVANHLHRTATRDELCAYLRERSIYHLKESDPHSFVLPRIDGAAKVGLAELQYDEYGAGRAAGLHSTLFGDALEAAGLDRTYGAYIDECSAQTLAVNNAMSLFGLHRRLRGAAMGHLAAFEATSSLPSRRIAQGVRRLGLPEVVAHYYDEHVEADAVHEQLAARTICGSLVADDPGLRDDVLLGVATCLELDTRAARAHLDAWVLQEAQ, from the coding sequence ATGAGGCTTCCCACGCCCCGCGGTCCGGTGAGCGAGCACGTCGTCCGGTGCCTCACCGGCCACGTGAGCTCCGGCGGTCCGGCGGTCCCTGACGACGTGCTCGCGTCCGATGACGCGCAGGTGGCGCTCTGGATGCTGTACGAGCTGCACTACCGCGGCTTCGACAGCGTCGACCCGGACCTGGAGTGGGACCCGGCCGTGCTGACCCGGCGCCTCGCCCTGGAGCGTCCGGTCGAGGCAGCGCTGCGAGAAGCGGTGCGTCCCCGGGTCGAGACGGTCGCGGACCGCGCTGACGTCATCGAGGCGATCGACACCCTCGTGACGTCCGACGACGGTCCGTCGGTGGCCAACCATCTGCACCGCACCGCGACCCGGGACGAGCTGTGCGCGTACCTGCGCGAGCGCAGTATCTATCACCTCAAGGAGTCCGACCCGCACTCGTTCGTCCTGCCGCGCATCGACGGAGCCGCCAAGGTGGGGCTCGCCGAGCTGCAGTACGACGAGTACGGCGCCGGCCGCGCCGCGGGCCTGCACTCGACGTTGTTCGGTGATGCGCTGGAGGCGGCCGGGCTCGACCGCACCTACGGCGCCTACATCGACGAGTGCTCGGCGCAGACCCTGGCGGTCAACAACGCGATGTCGCTCTTCGGGCTGCACCGGCGGCTGCGCGGCGCGGCGATGGGCCACCTGGCGGCGTTCGAGGCGACGAGCTCGCTCCCGTCACGGCGGATCGCCCAGGGCGTACGCCGGCTGGGTCTGCCCGAGGTCGTCGCGCACTACTACGACGAGCACGTCGAGGCCGACGCCGTGCACGAGCAGCTCGCGGCGCGGACGATCTGCGGGTCACTCGTCGCCGACGACCCCGGCCTGCGTGATGACGTCCTGCTGGGAGTCGCGACCTGCCTCGAGCTCGACACGCGTGCGGCCCGGGCCCACCTCGACGCCTGGGTCCTGCAGGAGGCGCAGTGA
- a CDS encoding CocE/NonD family hydrolase codes for MTTQVDVDAEVKTVENVFVPLRDGEQVAARMWLPRDLAEPVPAVLEYIPYRKRDLTRGRDELNHPYLAAHGYVCVRVDLRGSGDSDGVLVDEYREQELQDAEDVIAWLADQPWCDGNVGMMGISWGGFNSLQVAARQPPALKAVMSASATEDLYVDNMHYMGGCLLGDNLSEATVMLAFNSLPPDPEVVGDRWREMWQERLRGSGLWLETWLSHQRRDDYWRPASVAEDYGAVQCPVMAVGGWADGYTNAIFRLMEHLQVPRKGLIGPWGHKYPHLGVPGPAIGFLQELVRWWDHWLKGRDTGLMDEPMLRAWMQESVPPRAAYEDRPGRWVAEDQWPSRHIDERPLQLTRTALVDDAPASERAHDLAVCSPLSVGMFAGKWASYAAVPDLPYDQREEDGGALVWESEPLDARTEVFGRPVLDVEVSADQPVAQLVARLSDVAVGGEATRVTYGVLNLTHRDSSDDPRPLQPGERYQVELPLNGMAHAFPPGHRIRLSVSTSYWPLVWPAPQPATVTVHLASSALRLPVRTPRRTDEKLRTFDDPVTAPESAVTDLAPSTHDWRVTRDLATDVSTLEIVNDQGAFRIDETGTLVRRSTTEWYTFRWEDVTSVRGETETVRRLERGDWRTEVTTRTVLTCTEADFVITADVDAYELDDERGHRRVHAQSWRSTVPRDLV; via the coding sequence ATGACGACCCAGGTCGATGTGGACGCCGAGGTGAAGACGGTCGAGAACGTCTTCGTACCGCTGCGGGACGGCGAGCAGGTGGCTGCGCGGATGTGGCTGCCACGTGACCTGGCCGAGCCCGTACCGGCGGTCCTGGAGTACATCCCCTATCGCAAGCGTGACCTCACCCGAGGACGGGACGAGCTCAACCATCCCTACCTCGCGGCCCACGGGTACGTGTGCGTCCGCGTCGACCTGCGCGGCAGCGGCGACTCCGACGGCGTCCTGGTCGACGAGTACCGCGAGCAGGAGCTGCAGGACGCCGAGGACGTCATCGCCTGGCTCGCCGACCAGCCGTGGTGCGACGGCAACGTCGGGATGATGGGCATCTCCTGGGGTGGCTTCAACAGCCTGCAGGTCGCGGCGCGCCAGCCACCGGCGCTCAAGGCGGTCATGAGTGCGTCGGCGACCGAGGACCTCTACGTCGACAACATGCACTACATGGGCGGCTGCCTGCTCGGTGACAACCTGTCCGAGGCGACCGTGATGCTCGCGTTCAACAGCCTGCCGCCCGACCCGGAGGTGGTCGGCGACCGGTGGCGCGAGATGTGGCAGGAGCGGCTGCGCGGCAGCGGGCTGTGGCTGGAGACGTGGCTGTCCCACCAGCGCCGCGACGACTACTGGCGGCCGGCGTCGGTCGCCGAGGACTACGGCGCCGTCCAGTGCCCGGTCATGGCGGTCGGCGGCTGGGCGGACGGCTACACCAACGCGATCTTCCGGCTGATGGAGCATCTGCAGGTGCCGCGCAAGGGCCTCATCGGTCCGTGGGGTCACAAGTACCCGCACCTGGGTGTGCCCGGCCCGGCGATCGGGTTCCTCCAGGAGCTCGTGCGCTGGTGGGACCACTGGCTCAAGGGACGCGACACCGGCCTGATGGACGAGCCGATGCTGCGGGCGTGGATGCAGGAGAGCGTGCCACCGCGGGCGGCGTACGAGGACCGGCCGGGTCGCTGGGTCGCCGAGGACCAGTGGCCCTCCCGGCACATCGACGAACGGCCGCTGCAGCTGACGCGCACGGCACTCGTCGACGACGCACCCGCCTCCGAGCGTGCCCACGACCTGGCCGTGTGCTCGCCGCTGAGCGTCGGCATGTTCGCCGGCAAGTGGGCGTCGTACGCCGCCGTGCCCGACCTGCCGTACGACCAGCGCGAGGAGGACGGCGGAGCGCTCGTGTGGGAGTCGGAACCGCTGGACGCCCGCACCGAGGTGTTCGGCCGACCGGTGCTCGACGTGGAGGTGTCGGCCGATCAGCCGGTCGCCCAGCTCGTGGCGCGGCTGTCGGACGTCGCCGTCGGCGGGGAGGCGACGCGGGTGACGTACGGCGTGCTCAACCTGACGCACCGCGACTCCAGCGACGACCCGCGACCGCTGCAGCCGGGGGAGCGCTACCAGGTCGAGCTGCCGCTCAACGGCATGGCTCACGCCTTCCCGCCCGGGCACCGCATCCGCCTGTCGGTGTCGACGTCGTACTGGCCGCTGGTGTGGCCCGCGCCGCAACCCGCGACGGTCACCGTGCACCTCGCGTCGAGCGCGCTGCGGCTGCCCGTGCGCACGCCGCGCCGTACGGACGAGAAGCTGCGGACGTTCGACGACCCGGTCACGGCGCCCGAGTCGGCGGTGACCGACCTCGCGCCGAGCACCCACGACTGGCGCGTGACGCGCGATCTCGCCACCGACGTGTCGACGCTGGAGATCGTCAACGACCAGGGCGCCTTCCGGATCGACGAGACCGGCACGCTCGTACGCCGGTCGACGACCGAGTGGTACACGTTCCGCTGGGAGGACGTCACCTCCGTGCGGGGCGAGACCGAGACCGTACGCCGGCTCGAGCGCGGCGACTGGCGCACCGAGGTGACGACCCGCACGGTGCTCACCTGCACCGAGGCCGACTTCGTGATCACCGCGGACGTCGACGCGTACGAGCTCGACGACGAGCGCGGTCACCGACGCGTGCACGCGCAGAGCTGGCGCAGCACCGTCCCGCGCGACCTGGTGTGA
- a CDS encoding CDGSH iron-sulfur domain-containing protein produces the protein MSGRGQVSVEQCPDGPLLVRGADTVRDAAGEEHVVRRPVVAVCVCGCSARAPWCDGTHKVRRVRRAEAQLEADG, from the coding sequence GTGAGCGGGCGGGGTCAGGTCAGCGTCGAGCAGTGCCCCGACGGGCCGTTGCTCGTGCGGGGCGCCGACACGGTGCGCGACGCGGCAGGCGAGGAGCACGTCGTACGCCGACCGGTCGTCGCGGTCTGCGTGTGCGGCTGCTCGGCGCGGGCTCCGTGGTGCGACGGGACCCACAAGGTGCGCCGCGTCCGCCGCGCAGAGGCGCAGCTGGAGGCAGACGGATGA
- a CDS encoding FAD-dependent oxidoreductase — protein MTSLWNDGRPPVDSDTLDRDSCDDVVVGAGLTGLMSALLLARAGRDVVVLEAREVGAVTTGSTTGKLSVLQGTTLSGLLARHPEDVVRAYVEANREGLHWLLRYGEDRGVPMERRPAVTYAPDSGRGRERARAEHDAAAQVGLGVRWQDELPVPFPHAGGTVLADQAQLDPFDLLEQLVADVRAEGGVVVTGARVHGVSKVGRPTVQYGDGRTLRCDTVVLATGTPVLDRGLYFAKLTPERSYALAFEHPAPPELMMLSASGPTRSVRDAPGSAGRLLLIGGDGHVVGRTPSEAAHVERLRAWTHEHFPEAVETHHWSAQDYRSHDGVPYVGRLPRGHGNIYVATGFAKWGLTNAVAAGLSIAADVLGGRLPWADRLHRRVTRPSSALNVVRTNAGVTVAAVRSTLDAELRPLPDEVPDGSGVVGRADGVPTGRASTDGQSCAVRAICTHLGGTLTWNDAEHTWDCPLHGSRFDARGDILEGPATRRLRTYDTR, from the coding sequence ATGACCTCGCTGTGGAACGACGGCCGGCCGCCGGTCGACTCCGACACCCTCGACCGTGACTCCTGCGACGACGTGGTCGTCGGGGCGGGCCTGACCGGGCTGATGAGTGCGCTGCTGCTCGCCCGCGCCGGCCGCGACGTCGTCGTGCTGGAGGCGCGGGAGGTGGGCGCGGTGACCACCGGCAGCACGACGGGCAAGCTGTCCGTGCTGCAGGGCACCACGCTCTCCGGCCTGCTGGCGCGTCATCCCGAGGACGTCGTCCGCGCCTACGTCGAGGCCAACCGCGAGGGACTGCACTGGTTGCTGCGCTACGGCGAGGACCGCGGTGTCCCGATGGAGCGTCGACCCGCCGTGACCTACGCCCCCGACAGCGGTCGCGGGCGCGAACGTGCGCGGGCCGAGCACGACGCCGCGGCGCAGGTCGGGCTCGGGGTCCGCTGGCAGGACGAGCTGCCCGTGCCGTTCCCGCACGCCGGCGGCACCGTGCTCGCCGACCAGGCGCAGCTCGACCCGTTCGACCTGCTGGAGCAGCTGGTCGCCGACGTCCGCGCCGAGGGCGGGGTGGTCGTGACCGGCGCTCGCGTGCACGGGGTGTCGAAGGTCGGGCGGCCGACGGTGCAGTACGGCGACGGCCGCACGCTGCGCTGCGACACGGTCGTGCTCGCCACCGGTACGCCGGTGCTCGACCGCGGGCTGTACTTCGCCAAGCTCACGCCGGAGCGGTCGTACGCCCTGGCGTTCGAGCACCCCGCCCCTCCCGAGCTGATGATGCTGTCGGCGTCCGGCCCGACGCGTTCGGTGCGCGACGCGCCCGGTTCGGCCGGGCGCCTGCTGCTCATCGGAGGCGACGGGCACGTGGTCGGGCGTACGCCGTCCGAGGCGGCGCACGTCGAACGGCTCCGGGCGTGGACGCACGAGCACTTCCCCGAGGCCGTCGAGACGCACCACTGGTCGGCGCAGGACTACCGCTCGCACGACGGTGTGCCGTACGTCGGGCGCCTCCCACGAGGACACGGAAACATCTATGTGGCAACGGGATTCGCGAAGTGGGGCCTGACCAACGCCGTGGCTGCGGGACTCAGCATCGCGGCGGACGTCCTGGGCGGCCGGCTGCCGTGGGCGGACCGGTTGCACCGGCGTGTCACGCGACCGTCGTCCGCCCTGAACGTCGTGCGGACCAACGCTGGGGTGACGGTGGCTGCGGTGCGGTCGACGCTCGACGCCGAGCTACGACCGCTGCCGGACGAGGTCCCGGACGGCAGCGGTGTCGTCGGGCGGGCCGACGGCGTCCCGACCGGGCGTGCGTCCACGGACGGTCAGTCGTGCGCCGTACGCGCCATCTGCACCCACCTCGGCGGCACGCTGACCTGGAACGACGCGGAGCACACCTGGGACTGCCCCTTGCACGGGTCGCGTTTCGACGCTCGCGGAGACATCCTCGAAGGCCCGGCGACCCGGCGGCTGCGCACGTACGACACGCGCTGA
- a CDS encoding flavodoxin family protein: MSDVLRAVALVWTLSPSPTESSSEKLARQVLDAMPGVESTLVRVVDHDVRPGVQLDMGDGDEWPQIRRQVAEADILVVATPTWLGQHSSVCQRVLERLDAELSETDDHGRPSMFGTVAVGVVVGNEDGAHHITGVLYQALSDVGFTIPAQGVTYWNGEAMQGTDYRDLGGTPEKTAGTTAVAAANAVHLARLLKADPYPPSST, encoded by the coding sequence ATGTCCGACGTCCTGCGCGCGGTCGCGCTGGTGTGGACCCTGAGTCCCAGTCCGACCGAGTCCAGCAGCGAGAAGCTCGCCCGCCAGGTGCTCGACGCGATGCCGGGCGTCGAGAGCACCCTGGTCCGCGTCGTCGACCACGACGTACGGCCCGGCGTACAGCTCGACATGGGTGACGGCGACGAGTGGCCGCAGATCCGGCGCCAGGTCGCCGAGGCCGACATCCTCGTCGTGGCGACGCCGACCTGGCTCGGCCAGCACAGCAGCGTGTGCCAGCGCGTCCTCGAACGCCTCGACGCCGAGCTGTCCGAGACCGACGACCACGGCCGACCCTCGATGTTCGGCACGGTCGCCGTCGGTGTGGTCGTCGGCAACGAGGACGGCGCCCACCACATCACCGGCGTGCTCTACCAGGCGCTCTCCGACGTCGGGTTCACCATCCCGGCGCAGGGCGTGACCTACTGGAACGGCGAGGCGATGCAGGGCACCGACTACCGCGACCTGGGCGGTACGCCGGAGAAGACCGCCGGGACGACCGCGGTCGCCGCGGCCAACGCCGTCCACCTGGCCCGGCTGCTGAAGGCCGACCCCTACCCGCCGTCGTCCACCTGA
- a CDS encoding Dps family protein gives MSAYTVPGMDRGEAQRVIAILQERLNALNDLALTLKHVHWNVVGPHFIAVHTMLDPQVDAVRGMVDVTAERIATLGGSPQGTPGALVEQRAWDDYAIGRADAIDHLGALDIVYAGLIEAHRTAIADTEKPDPVTQDMLIGQAQALEQFHWFVRAHLEDASGELATASAASETEGARTARR, from the coding sequence ATGTCCGCGTACACCGTCCCCGGCATGGACCGAGGCGAAGCCCAGCGCGTCATCGCGATCCTGCAGGAGCGTCTCAACGCCCTCAACGACCTGGCGCTCACGCTCAAGCACGTCCACTGGAACGTGGTGGGCCCGCACTTCATCGCCGTGCACACGATGCTCGACCCGCAGGTCGACGCCGTGCGGGGCATGGTCGACGTGACGGCCGAACGCATCGCGACGCTCGGCGGGTCACCGCAGGGCACGCCGGGCGCTCTGGTCGAGCAACGGGCTTGGGACGACTACGCCATCGGCCGGGCCGACGCGATCGACCACCTCGGCGCGCTGGACATCGTCTACGCAGGGCTCATCGAGGCGCACCGCACGGCCATCGCGGACACCGAGAAGCCCGACCCCGTCACGCAGGACATGCTCATCGGGCAGGCGCAGGCGCTGGAGCAGTTCCACTGGTTCGTGCGCGCCCATCTCGAGGACGCCTCCGGTGAGCTCGCGACCGCCTCGGCGGCGAGCGAGACGGAGGGCGCACGCACTGCGAGGCGCTGA
- a CDS encoding ATP-binding protein, which yields MTVRQRHVFVLGLTDLHEGELSTVRDDDVTFHGLLDYDALVSDSAYDFDALLDQARAQLAEFDGPVDAILTHWDFPTSVLGPMLAAERGLPAPSLTSVLRCEHKYWSRLEQRAAVPEVVPAFTAFDPFADRPLDHIDLDFPFWVKPIKAHSSNLGFKVTDAHDLDAAVEQIRAEITGVGDAFDQVLRRVDLPQELGDAGGSTCLAEEVVEGIQVAPEGSMSGGHYAVHGVFDMRKDSDGLSIRELDYPAATVPQEVQQRCIDTTERLLRHIGYDDACFNAEYMWDESTDTLRMIEVNTRISQSHSDLFAKVDGRSNHQVALDVALGKRPRMPHREGRFAVAAQHMVVHDEDAVVRRVPDERDLERIADRFPGTEVAVKVQPGDRLSDLPHQDSYRYVLATVYAGDASRDALASRLDQIERMLTFDLENR from the coding sequence GTGACCGTACGACAGCGCCACGTCTTCGTCCTCGGCCTCACCGACCTGCACGAGGGTGAGCTGTCGACGGTCCGCGACGACGACGTCACCTTCCACGGACTGCTCGACTACGACGCCCTAGTGAGTGACTCGGCGTACGACTTCGACGCGCTGCTGGACCAGGCCCGCGCCCAGCTCGCGGAGTTCGACGGCCCGGTCGACGCGATCCTGACCCACTGGGACTTCCCGACCTCGGTGCTCGGGCCGATGCTCGCCGCCGAGCGGGGCCTGCCGGCGCCGTCGCTCACGAGCGTCCTGCGGTGCGAGCACAAGTACTGGAGCCGCCTGGAGCAACGGGCCGCAGTCCCCGAGGTGGTGCCGGCGTTCACCGCGTTCGACCCGTTCGCGGATCGGCCGCTGGACCACATCGACCTGGACTTCCCGTTCTGGGTGAAGCCGATCAAGGCGCACTCGTCCAACCTCGGGTTCAAGGTGACCGACGCCCACGACCTCGATGCCGCGGTCGAGCAGATCCGTGCCGAGATCACCGGTGTCGGCGACGCGTTCGACCAGGTGCTGCGTCGGGTCGACCTCCCGCAGGAGCTGGGCGACGCGGGCGGCAGCACCTGTCTCGCGGAGGAGGTCGTCGAAGGCATCCAGGTCGCCCCCGAGGGCAGCATGTCGGGCGGGCACTACGCCGTCCACGGCGTCTTCGACATGCGCAAGGACAGCGACGGGCTGAGCATCCGCGAGCTGGACTACCCGGCGGCCACCGTGCCGCAGGAGGTCCAGCAGCGCTGCATCGACACGACCGAGCGGCTGCTGCGGCACATCGGCTACGACGACGCGTGCTTCAACGCGGAGTACATGTGGGACGAGAGCACCGACACGCTGCGGATGATCGAGGTCAACACCCGCATCTCGCAGTCGCACAGCGACCTGTTCGCGAAGGTCGACGGGCGCTCCAACCACCAGGTCGCCCTCGACGTCGCGCTCGGCAAGCGTCCGCGGATGCCGCACCGCGAGGGGCGGTTCGCGGTCGCGGCCCAGCACATGGTCGTCCACGACGAGGACGCCGTCGTACGCCGCGTGCCGGACGAGCGCGACCTCGAACGCATCGCCGACCGCTTCCCCGGCACGGAGGTCGCCGTCAAGGTGCAGCCCGGCGACCGACTGTCCGACCTGCCTCACCAGGACTCCTACCGCTACGTCCTCGCCACGGTGTACGCCGGTGACGCGTCGCGCGACGCGCTCGCGTCCCGTCTGGACCAGATCGAGCGGATGCTGACCTTCGATCTCGAGAACCGTTGA
- a CDS encoding endonuclease: MSDHHETVRSVLERYGATYAEEARIPLKDKPAPLFQLLVLAMLFAAPIPAATAVAAARELFDAGWRTPQGLLDSTWQQRVDALGRGGYRRYDESTARHLSEMAELLQDRYDGDLRRLRDEAGGDADRIQDLLQEFPRIGATGAAIFCREAQAVWPTLRPFVDDRARAGARAAGLPSARDALARLVPSDDLARLTAALVRLDLDDR; the protein is encoded by the coding sequence ATGAGCGACCACCACGAGACCGTGCGCTCGGTGCTGGAGCGCTACGGCGCGACGTACGCCGAGGAGGCTCGAATTCCGTTGAAGGACAAGCCTGCTCCGCTCTTCCAGCTGCTCGTGCTCGCCATGCTGTTCGCTGCGCCGATCCCGGCGGCGACCGCCGTCGCTGCCGCGCGCGAGCTGTTCGACGCGGGCTGGCGTACGCCGCAAGGCCTGCTCGACTCCACCTGGCAGCAGCGCGTCGACGCACTCGGGCGCGGCGGCTACCGACGCTACGACGAGAGCACCGCCCGTCACCTCTCCGAGATGGCTGAGCTGCTGCAGGACCGGTACGACGGCGACCTGCGCCGCCTGCGCGACGAGGCGGGCGGTGACGCCGACCGGATCCAGGACCTGCTGCAGGAGTTCCCCCGGATCGGCGCGACGGGCGCAGCGATCTTCTGCCGTGAGGCGCAGGCGGTCTGGCCGACCCTGCGCCCGTTCGTCGACGACCGCGCGCGGGCCGGAGCCAGAGCGGCCGGGTTGCCGTCAGCGCGCGACGCCCTCGCACGCCTGGTGCCGTCGGACGACCTGGCCCGCCTGACCGCCGCGCTGGTGCGGCTCGACCTGGACGACCGCTGA